ctcccgagcctgtacgggagttgtagcgatgagacaagacagtaactactatatatatataaatataggacaaaacacacatcacaacaagagagacaacacaacacaacactacataaagagagacctaagacaacaacatatttttttatctattatcccagcccccgtccccgcaggaggccttttgccttatggtaggccgtcattgtaaataagaatgtgttcttaactgacttgcctagttaaataaaggttcaatgaaaaaaacacaaaataaaataacgaCATGGGGACAGAAGCCCGAAAACTAATCTCTGACAAGACACCACACCACAAATGACTGAAAACACCAGGAACATCCTGGGTTTAATCATTCACTTCTGGTAAAACACATGTCGGTCTACATGTTCTAGTGTTGACGAGCATGATTCATATGACATGGTAGATTTAGGTTTGTGGGTTCACAGAATAGAGATGACTGGTCATCGTGTCATCATGACGTTGCTGTTACTACTTGCCCCAGACAGCATTTCTGACCTGGGCATGCTggtggagaagaagaaggagaagaaccATCAACCTTCTACGCAGTTTATACACTTTTTCTTTCACTTTTCCCTTTTTTTGGTTATTTCTATTCAAGAAAGTCTGGGGTGAGGTTTGTCTTCCGAAGTACCACCTCTTGTTTGACCCCCAGATCTGTGATGTCATAAAGAGCAGTTTTCAGAAGGAGGAAGTCATTGGAAGGAGACTTCGGATCTGTCCGACTAATGAATCTGAGACTAATGATTGAAAAGAACAGGTTTGCAGGTTTGCAGGTTTGCAGGTTTGCAACTCTGCCTGCAAAGAGGCCACTTTGACATGAATCACAGTGACTTGCAACACGGACTCACCCTGGCCTCCACTTTCCCCCAGCCACAGTTAGGACGTTAGGAGTTAAGGCTCTCGTGGCCGCATATTTATCTGCAGACTCCCATCTTCCCTCCGCCCCTTCCACCCTCCGCTCTGTAGTCCACCATTCCTTCATTTCTACCCTAGTGAGCTGGGAAATTCCAGGGGGAGGTCTGCTGTTTCTTGGACGTTTTCTGGGAAAGAACATGGGATTTGGGAAAACCCTCTGCAGTTTATAAAAAGGACAATGGATCCCACTAGTTCTTCACTTTTCACTTTCACTTCACGGCCTCTTGACTCCTCACCTCCCCATCTTCTCACCTCTCGCTAATTACATTCACGATGGCCTTCGCACCAAAAGCCTGCAGTCTTTTCCTGGTGGTTTTGCTGGGAGTTTGTATACAGCTCAACGGAGGTAAGATTTCAAAGTAATTTCAACAATGTCAGCTACGATATATGGAATGTAAGGTGCAGTGTGCATGCTGTACCAGTTACCTGACTGACTAGGGATTTTGCAGTTACTAGGCTACGGTGCATATAGTGGCTGTCATATAGCATAACATTAGTGTAGAATACTATAGAAATTGGAGTTATGTACAGTTTCTTCTTAGAACAAGCAATGTGCAAATATGGGTTCATGTGAATTTTTATCCAAAATCCAATTTGAAAACGTATTTTTCAGAAAACGACTTTTCCATTCAAATGTTTGACCATGTTAATTGATGTTTATAACTCTCATTACAGCTCAACACGTTCCAGGTGCCAGATGCAAATGCCCAGGAACCATTATGCACACTCAGGAAATCATTGATGACTTTGAAATCATCGAAAAGACCCACTACTGTGACACTACTGAAATCATGTAAGTACTGCATTCATTTAAGCAGAaagtggtttctctctctctttttgttcgTTTGTCTGTTTCTGACATTAACTTATGACATGACATCACCTCTATCAGCCTTATATCAGTTGTGTGACACAAGcattaattgtgtgtatgtgtggtttgTTATTTTCAGTGTTACACTGGCAGAAGATGGAGCCAGAAGGTGCCTGAACCCTGTTGGAAGAAAGGCCAAGTTTTTCGTCAACTGCTGGAACAGGTAAGATAGATCAAATCATCAGACCCATAATCACCATACAAAAGCCTTGGCAGAACTTTACTGCAGTTATTACAATGTAATAATTTATAGATCAACATTTATCACA
This genomic window from Oncorhynchus kisutch isolate 150728-3 linkage group LG20, Okis_V2, whole genome shotgun sequence contains:
- the LOC109865912 gene encoding C-X-C motif chemokine 11-like translates to MAFAPKACSLFLVVLLGVCIQLNGAQHVPGARCKCPGTIMHTQEIIDDFEIIEKTHYCDTTEIIVTLAEDGARRCLNPVGRKAKFFVNCWNRINKDDKQKRRCLKRKAE